The following are encoded together in the Pseudomonas sediminis genome:
- the gtfA gene encoding sucrose phosphorylase — MALRNAIQLITYPDRLGRNLGELYQFLDRHLGDALGGVHILPLYPSNADGGFSPLTHMEVDPRYGDWADVERISARFDLCVDLVISHIADESPEFLDFVAHGQDSPYADLFVQVDSFGEITHDDLAKIHIRREKEPFREVRLANGETCRVWCTFTERQIDLNYDSPKTYQLMEQYMAFLAARGVKLFRLDAFGYTTKRIGTTCFLVEPNVYRILEWFRETGAKYEAEMLPEVHDHISYQYAISRRQMRPYGFALPPLVLHALLSGSSRYLKNWLRMCPRNQITVLDTHDGICIPDVEGMLPEAQIQYLIDEVSMRSADPIMRRSAVNVHSVGAIYQLTCTFYEALMRNDEAYIAARAIQFFVPGIPQVYYVGLLAGCNDFDLLEQTGEARDVNRHYYSLEEAEQALQQPLVQRLLALMRFRCQHPAFEGRFEQNYSADDQLLLAWRHGEHYCRLHLDLSSLQATIEYTDAQQGICRMTC; from the coding sequence ATGGCGCTGCGCAACGCTATTCAACTGATCACCTATCCCGACCGCCTGGGGCGCAACCTGGGGGAACTCTACCAATTTCTGGATCGGCATCTGGGCGATGCGCTGGGCGGCGTACATATCCTGCCGCTGTATCCGTCCAATGCCGATGGTGGGTTCTCGCCGCTCACGCACATGGAGGTGGACCCGCGCTATGGCGACTGGGCGGATGTCGAGCGCATCTCTGCCCGCTTCGACCTGTGCGTCGACCTGGTGATCAGCCACATCGCGGACGAGTCGCCGGAATTTCTCGATTTCGTTGCACATGGCCAGGACTCGCCCTACGCGGATCTCTTCGTTCAGGTAGACAGCTTCGGCGAAATCACTCATGACGACCTGGCCAAGATCCATATTCGCCGGGAGAAGGAGCCGTTCCGCGAGGTGCGGCTGGCCAACGGCGAGACCTGTCGGGTCTGGTGCACCTTCACCGAACGGCAGATCGACCTCAATTACGACTCGCCGAAAACCTACCAGTTGATGGAGCAGTACATGGCCTTCCTCGCTGCGCGCGGGGTCAAGCTGTTTCGCCTGGATGCCTTCGGCTACACCACCAAGCGTATCGGCACCACCTGCTTTCTGGTGGAGCCGAACGTGTATCGCATCCTTGAGTGGTTCCGCGAGACCGGGGCCAAGTACGAGGCCGAGATGCTGCCGGAGGTGCATGACCACATCAGCTACCAGTACGCCATCTCCCGGCGGCAGATGCGTCCCTACGGCTTCGCTCTGCCGCCGTTGGTCTTGCACGCGTTGCTCAGTGGCAGCAGCCGCTATCTGAAGAACTGGTTGCGCATGTGCCCGCGTAATCAGATCACCGTGCTCGATACCCATGACGGCATCTGCATCCCGGATGTCGAAGGCATGCTGCCCGAGGCGCAGATCCAGTACCTGATCGATGAGGTTTCGATGCGCAGTGCCGACCCGATCATGCGTCGCTCGGCGGTGAACGTGCACAGCGTCGGGGCCATCTATCAGCTCACCTGCACCTTCTACGAAGCATTGATGCGTAACGACGAGGCCTATATCGCCGCGCGTGCCATACAGTTCTTCGTGCCTGGTATCCCGCAGGTTTACTACGTTGGTCTGTTGGCAGGCTGCAACGACTTCGACCTGCTCGAACAGACCGGCGAGGCGCGCGACGTCAATCGTCACTACTACAGCCTTGAAGAGGCCGAGCAGGCCTTGCAGCAACCTCTGGTGCAGCGTCTGCTGGCGCTGATGCGCTTCCGTTGTCAGCATCCGGCTTTCGAGGGGCGTTTCGAGCAAAACTATTCGGCTGACGACCAACTGCTGCTGGCCTGGCGGCATGGCGAGCATTACTGCCGTTTGCACCTCGACCTCAGCAGTCTGCAGGCGACTATCGAATACACCGACGCACAGCAGGGTATCTGCCGTATGACCTGTTGA